One Pseudomonas entomophila genomic window carries:
- a CDS encoding amino acid aminotransferase yields MSLFSAVELAPRDPILGLNEAFNADPRTDKVNLGVGVYCNEEGRIPLLRAVIEAETARAAQHASRGYLPIDGIAQYDQAVQKLIFGKASPLLAEGRVVTVQAVGGTGALKIGADFLKRLQPGAVVAISDPSWENHRALFETAGFPVQTYRYYDAASHDVNRAGMLEDLNKLPSGSIIVLHACCHNPTGVDLSLDDWKNVLEVVKAKGHVPFLDMAYQGFGAGIAEDAFAVRLFAESGLEFFVSSSFSKSFSLYGERVGALSIVTASKDESTRVLSQVKRVIRTTYSNPPTHGASIVAAVLNSPELCQMWETELAEMRERIHGMRKQMVQLLAEYGANRDFSFVGRQCGMFSYSGLTVEQVSRLKSEFGIYALDTGRIAVAALNQSNIHVVTKAIVEVL; encoded by the coding sequence ATGAGCCTGTTTTCCGCAGTCGAGCTGGCACCCCGCGACCCCATCCTGGGCCTCAACGAAGCATTCAACGCCGACCCACGCACTGACAAAGTCAACCTGGGCGTAGGCGTCTACTGCAATGAGGAAGGCCGTATCCCGCTGCTGCGCGCGGTGATCGAAGCCGAAACCGCCCGTGCCGCCCAGCACGCCTCCCGCGGCTACCTGCCGATCGACGGCATCGCCCAGTACGACCAGGCGGTGCAGAAGCTGATCTTCGGTAAAGCGTCGCCACTGCTGGCAGAAGGCCGCGTGGTCACCGTGCAGGCTGTCGGCGGTACCGGCGCTCTGAAGATCGGTGCCGACTTCCTCAAGCGCCTGCAGCCAGGCGCCGTGGTCGCCATCAGCGACCCGAGCTGGGAAAACCACCGCGCGCTGTTCGAAACCGCTGGTTTCCCGGTGCAGACCTACCGTTACTACGATGCAGCCAGCCACGATGTCAACCGCGCCGGCATGCTCGAAGACCTGAACAAGCTGCCGTCCGGCTCGATCATCGTCTTGCACGCCTGCTGCCACAACCCGACCGGCGTCGATCTGTCGCTGGACGACTGGAAGAACGTGCTCGAAGTGGTCAAGGCTAAAGGCCACGTGCCCTTCCTCGACATGGCCTACCAGGGCTTCGGCGCCGGCATCGCCGAAGACGCCTTCGCTGTGCGCCTGTTCGCCGAGTCTGGCCTGGAGTTCTTCGTCTCCAGCTCGTTCTCCAAGTCGTTCTCGCTGTACGGCGAGCGTGTCGGCGCCCTGTCGATCGTCACCGCCTCTAAAGACGAAAGCACCCGCGTGCTGTCGCAGGTCAAGCGTGTGATCCGCACCACCTACTCCAACCCACCGACCCACGGCGCCAGCATCGTCGCCGCCGTGCTCAACAGCCCCGAGCTGTGCCAGATGTGGGAAACCGAGCTGGCCGAGATGCGCGAGCGCATCCACGGCATGCGCAAGCAGATGGTCCAGTTGCTGGCCGAATACGGCGCCAACCGTGACTTCAGCTTCGTCGGCCGCCAGTGCGGCATGTTCTCCTACTCGGGCCTGACCGTTGAGCAAGTGTCCCGCCTGAAGAGCGAGTTCGGCATCTACGCGCTGGACACCGGCCGCATCGCGGTCGCGGCGCTGAACCAGAGCAACATCCACGTGGTCACCAAGGCCATCGTCGAAGTGCTGTAA
- a CDS encoding nucleoside deaminase, which produces MDSTRNAQEAVEQVADQAILAAQQGTFAVGGCIIENATGKVLVRMHNNVLQPFPGSKAQPPFLPHDPTAHGERQLVQWYYDNRHELKLPEPNQLTVVTTLDPCAMCAGSLLTAGFNVAVSAIDTYAGVNYNSQFDFPTFPPALRQKAQATWGYYAVDAPINRPYQGSQGPIYANQKIDARVFSLTGAIFDASVNTVREASNNSGLPPSKLKNPATLPATSAVRQALAKLSKWALTVKSENPRMPGVELAKPLTETAAVSDRTNAVALLDPFGNLLACLGGQEDQSPIRTAFMETTRQYALMRWTLMNDNDPQVRAEAEQYLTHPKYGTFVFLYIPDPGTSEAVMTFGAYGSTMEGPVPQSFPSNLQYVLLHDGVTPQAVAQLAQKLPPFYTQSVQVAPSQVLDQGLINAAKQAL; this is translated from the coding sequence ATGGATAGCACACGCAACGCTCAGGAAGCCGTGGAGCAGGTCGCCGACCAAGCCATCCTGGCCGCCCAGCAAGGCACGTTCGCGGTAGGCGGCTGCATCATCGAGAACGCCACCGGCAAAGTTCTGGTACGCATGCACAACAACGTGCTGCAACCGTTCCCCGGCAGCAAGGCGCAACCACCCTTCCTGCCCCATGACCCGACGGCCCATGGCGAACGGCAACTGGTGCAGTGGTATTACGACAACCGGCACGAACTGAAGCTGCCCGAGCCCAACCAACTGACCGTGGTGACCACACTGGACCCGTGCGCGATGTGCGCAGGCTCGCTGCTGACCGCCGGCTTCAATGTGGCCGTCAGCGCCATCGACACCTATGCCGGGGTCAACTACAACAGCCAGTTCGACTTCCCCACCTTCCCTCCCGCTTTGCGTCAAAAGGCGCAAGCGACCTGGGGTTACTACGCGGTGGACGCCCCCATCAACCGCCCTTATCAGGGCTCGCAAGGCCCCATTTACGCAAATCAGAAAATCGACGCCCGGGTGTTCAGCCTGACCGGCGCGATCTTCGATGCCAGCGTGAATACCGTGCGCGAGGCCAGCAACAACAGCGGCTTGCCACCCTCCAAGCTGAAAAACCCGGCGACACTGCCAGCCACCAGCGCAGTGCGTCAGGCACTGGCCAAGCTCAGCAAATGGGCGCTGACCGTCAAAAGCGAAAACCCACGCATGCCGGGTGTGGAACTGGCCAAGCCGTTGACCGAGACCGCCGCGGTATCCGACAGAACCAACGCAGTGGCATTGCTCGATCCGTTCGGCAACTTGCTGGCCTGCCTGGGCGGCCAGGAGGACCAGTCGCCCATCCGCACGGCGTTCATGGAGACGACGCGCCAGTATGCCCTGATGCGCTGGACCTTGATGAACGACAACGACCCGCAGGTGCGCGCCGAGGCAGAGCAGTACCTGACCCACCCCAAATACGGCACCTTCGTGTTCCTGTACATCCCGGACCCTGGCACCAGCGAGGCGGTGATGACCTTCGGCGCCTATGGCTCGACCATGGAGGGGCCGGTACCCCAGTCGTTCCCGTCCAATCTGCAATATGTGCTGCTGCACGACGGCGTCACCCCGCAGGCGGTGGCGCAACTGGCGCAGAAGCTGCCGCCCTTCTACACCCAGAGCGTGCAGGTAGCCCCCAGCCAGGTGCTGGACCAGGGCCTGATCAATGCCGCCAAGCAGGCGCTGTAG
- a CDS encoding MDR family MFS transporter → MAGDQLLRPTAEPTRRDWIAVMSVMLGAFMAVLDIQITNSSLKDIQGALSATLEEGSWISTSYLVAEIIMIPLTAWLVQLLSARRLAVWVSLGFLLSSLLCSMAWNLESMIVFRALQGFTGGALIPLAFTLTLIKLPEHHRAKGMAMFAMTATFAPSIGPTLGGWLTENWGWEYIFYINIPPGLVMIAGLLYGLEKKEAHWELLKSTDYAGIISLGIGLGCLQVFLEEGHRKDWLESSLIVGLGTIALLSLILFVILQFSRPHPLINLRILGNRNFGLSSIASLGMGVGLYGSIYLLPLYLAQIQGYNALQIGEVIMWMGVPQLFLIPLVPLLMKVIPPKVLCALGFCLFGLASFSSGVLNPDFAGPQFNQIQVIRAIGQPMIMVTISLIATAFIQPQDAGSASSLFNILRNLGGAIGIALLATLLDARTKVYFDYLREALVPSNPQVAERLAQLGERLGSDTAALGKLSEITHQQALIMAYNDAFHFVGIGLAVSMLAVLLTRKLPQGLKAGEAH, encoded by the coding sequence ATGGCCGGTGACCAGCTCCTGCGGCCCACCGCCGAGCCGACTCGGCGCGACTGGATCGCGGTAATGAGCGTGATGCTCGGCGCCTTCATGGCGGTGCTGGACATCCAGATCACCAACTCCTCGCTCAAGGACATCCAGGGTGCGCTGTCGGCGACCCTGGAGGAAGGCTCGTGGATCTCCACCTCCTACCTGGTGGCGGAGATCATCATGATCCCGCTGACCGCGTGGTTGGTGCAGCTGCTTTCGGCCCGGCGCCTGGCGGTGTGGGTGTCGCTGGGTTTTCTGCTGTCGTCGCTGCTGTGTTCGATGGCCTGGAACCTGGAGAGCATGATCGTGTTCCGGGCCCTGCAGGGGTTCACCGGTGGCGCGCTGATTCCCCTGGCCTTCACCCTGACCTTGATCAAGCTGCCCGAACACCATCGCGCCAAGGGCATGGCCATGTTCGCCATGACGGCCACCTTCGCGCCCTCCATCGGCCCGACACTGGGTGGTTGGCTGACCGAGAACTGGGGCTGGGAGTACATCTTCTACATCAACATCCCGCCCGGATTGGTGATGATCGCCGGCCTGCTCTACGGGCTGGAAAAGAAAGAAGCCCACTGGGAGTTGCTGAAAAGCACCGATTACGCCGGCATCATCAGCCTGGGCATTGGCTTGGGCTGCCTTCAGGTTTTCCTGGAGGAAGGCCATCGCAAGGACTGGCTCGAATCGAGCCTGATCGTGGGCCTGGGCACCATCGCCCTGCTCAGCCTGATCCTGTTCGTGATCCTGCAATTCTCCCGCCCTCACCCGCTGATCAACCTGCGCATCCTTGGTAACCGCAACTTCGGCCTGTCGAGTATCGCCAGCCTGGGCATGGGGGTCGGGTTGTACGGTTCGATCTACTTGCTGCCGCTATACCTGGCGCAGATCCAGGGCTACAACGCCCTGCAGATCGGCGAAGTGATCATGTGGATGGGGGTGCCACAGCTGTTCCTGATCCCGCTGGTGCCGCTGCTGATGAAGGTGATCCCGCCCAAAGTACTGTGCGCCCTGGGCTTCTGCCTGTTCGGCCTGGCCAGTTTCAGCTCGGGGGTGCTCAACCCGGATTTCGCCGGGCCACAGTTCAACCAGATCCAGGTGATCCGCGCCATCGGCCAGCCCATGATCATGGTGACCATCTCGCTGATCGCCACGGCCTTCATACAACCGCAGGACGCGGGGTCGGCGTCGAGCCTGTTCAATATCCTGCGCAACCTCGGTGGCGCCATCGGCATCGCGCTGCTGGCGACGTTGCTGGATGCACGGACCAAGGTGTATTTCGACTACCTGCGCGAAGCGCTGGTGCCGAGCAATCCACAGGTCGCGGAGCGGTTGGCGCAGTTGGGCGAGCGGTTGGGGAGCGACACAGCGGCGCTGGGCAAGCTCTCGGAGATTACCCACCAGCAGGCGTTGATCATGGCCTACAACGATGCCTTCCACTTTGTCGGGATCGGCTTGGCGGTGAGTATGCTGGCAGTGTTGCTGACCAGGAAGTTGCCGCAGGGGCTGAAGGCAGGGGAAGCACATTAG
- a CDS encoding cupin domain-containing protein, which yields MRSIHLPVALLALGLLAPISLTWAHGDKPDQVRILQEQLPTNAPGKKAVMLTVSYAPGQASPAHQHPGAVMAYVLEGAVTSKLNDEPERTYKAGEFWYEAPGTIHSVSRNASKTQPAKLLVWSLVDEGRPVTEPLSR from the coding sequence ATGCGATCCATCCACCTCCCCGTTGCCCTGCTGGCGCTAGGCTTGCTGGCACCGATTTCACTCACCTGGGCCCATGGCGACAAACCTGACCAGGTCAGAATTCTCCAGGAACAACTGCCCACCAATGCTCCGGGCAAGAAAGCCGTGATGCTGACGGTCAGCTACGCGCCCGGCCAGGCGTCGCCTGCCCATCAGCACCCGGGGGCGGTCATGGCCTACGTTCTGGAAGGGGCGGTGACATCGAAACTCAACGACGAGCCGGAGAGGACCTACAAGGCCGGAGAGTTCTGGTACGAGGCCCCAGGTACCATACACAGTGTTTCGCGCAACGCCAGCAAGACCCAGCCAGCCAAGCTGCTGGTATGGAGCCTGGTGGACGAGGGGCGGCCAGTGACCGAGCCCCTGTCCCGTTAA
- a CDS encoding DUF4823 domain-containing protein — protein sequence MRSLVLLLALMALGGCMNVSDMGEGVRYHMSDAGLLDHSDTTRTLSIRLQPDSFIFIGQGAFVPPGKGPVPRQNAVAEEAFKSFVEYFPLVRRAQGPLGLEDAIAEARSVGADYVLYTRFARTDDRIGNGDEWYDEQAVDRLGWDNGVVQMMLIETSTRYLIDTARIKSRGGLLTFHDNTPQDLLGEPMREYARSLLGMSR from the coding sequence ATGCGTAGCCTGGTCTTGCTGCTGGCGCTGATGGCGTTGGGCGGCTGCATGAATGTCAGTGATATGGGCGAGGGTGTGCGCTATCACATGAGTGACGCCGGCCTGCTGGATCACAGTGACACCACTCGGACCCTGTCGATCCGCCTGCAGCCCGATTCGTTCATCTTCATCGGCCAGGGCGCGTTCGTGCCGCCGGGCAAAGGGCCGGTGCCACGCCAGAATGCGGTGGCCGAGGAAGCATTCAAGAGCTTTGTCGAGTACTTCCCGCTGGTGCGCCGCGCCCAAGGGCCGTTGGGCCTGGAGGACGCGATTGCCGAGGCCCGCTCGGTGGGCGCCGACTATGTGCTCTATACTCGCTTCGCGCGTACCGACGACCGGATCGGCAACGGTGACGAGTGGTATGACGAACAGGCCGTCGATCGCTTGGGCTGGGATAACGGCGTGGTGCAGATGATGCTCATCGAGACCAGTACTCGCTACCTGATCGATACGGCCCGGATCAAGAGTCGTGGCGGTTTGTTGACGTTCCACGACAACACGCCGCAGGATTTGCTTGGTGAGCCGATGCGCGAGTACGCTCGTAGTCTCCTGGGCATGAGCCGCTGA
- the uvrB gene encoding excinuclease ABC subunit UvrB, with protein sequence MSEFQLVTRFQPAGDQPEAIRQMVEGIDAGLSHQTLLGVTGSGKTFSIANVIQQVQRPTMVLAPNKTLAAQLYGEFKAFFPNNAVEYFVSYYDYYQPEAYVPSSDTFIEKDASINDHIEQMRLSATKALLERRDAIIVTTVSCIYGLGSPETYLKMVLHVDRGDKLDQRALLRRLADLQYTRNEMDFARATFRVRGDVIDVFPAESDLEAIRIELFDDEVENIAAFDPLTGEVIRKLPRFTFYPKSHYVTPRETLVEAVEGIKEELKDRLEYLNTHNKLVEAQRLEQRTRFDLEMILELGYCNGIENYSRYLSGRPAGAPPPTLYDYLPDDALLVIDESHVSVPQVGAMYKGDRSRKETLVEYGFRLPSALDNRPMRFDEWEAVSPQTIFVSATPGPYEAEHAGRVVEQVVRPTGLVDPQVEVRPALTQVDDLLSEIGKRVAQGERVLATTLTKRMAEDLTDYLADHDVRVRYLHSDIDTVERVEIIRDLRLGTFDVLVGINLLREGLDMPEVSLVAILDADKEGFLRSERSLIQTIGRAARNLNGKAILYADNITGSMQRAIDETERRREKQIAFNAANGIVPKGVVKDITDIMEGATVPGARSKKRKGMAKAAEEAGRYEVELQTPAQITKRIKQLEEKMFQFARDLEFEAAAQLRDEIGQLRERLITS encoded by the coding sequence ATGTCCGAGTTCCAGCTCGTCACCCGATTCCAGCCGGCCGGCGACCAGCCCGAAGCCATCCGCCAGATGGTCGAGGGTATCGACGCCGGCCTGTCGCACCAGACCCTGCTCGGGGTGACCGGCTCGGGCAAGACATTCAGCATCGCCAATGTCATCCAGCAGGTGCAGCGCCCAACGATGGTGCTGGCCCCCAACAAGACGCTGGCCGCCCAGTTGTATGGCGAGTTCAAGGCGTTCTTCCCGAACAATGCGGTCGAGTACTTCGTTTCGTACTACGACTACTACCAGCCCGAAGCCTACGTGCCGTCGTCGGACACCTTCATCGAGAAGGACGCCTCGATCAACGACCACATCGAGCAGATGCGCCTGTCGGCGACTAAGGCGTTGCTTGAGCGGCGCGACGCGATCATCGTCACCACCGTTTCGTGCATCTATGGCCTGGGCAGTCCCGAGACGTACCTTAAGATGGTCCTGCACGTCGACCGCGGCGACAAGCTTGACCAGCGTGCCCTGTTGCGCCGCCTGGCCGACCTGCAGTACACCCGCAACGAGATGGATTTCGCCCGCGCCACTTTCCGCGTGCGCGGCGACGTGATCGATGTCTTTCCGGCTGAATCGGACCTTGAAGCCATCCGTATCGAGCTGTTCGACGACGAGGTGGAGAACATCGCCGCGTTCGACCCGCTGACCGGTGAGGTGATCCGCAAGCTGCCGCGCTTCACCTTCTACCCCAAGAGTCACTACGTCACCCCGCGGGAGACGTTGGTCGAGGCGGTGGAAGGGATCAAGGAAGAGCTCAAGGACCGTCTCGAGTATCTGAACACGCACAACAAGCTGGTGGAGGCGCAGCGCCTGGAACAACGCACCCGTTTCGACCTGGAGATGATCCTCGAACTGGGCTACTGCAACGGCATCGAGAACTACTCGCGCTACCTCTCCGGGCGCCCGGCCGGCGCGCCGCCGCCCACGCTCTACGACTACCTGCCCGATGACGCGTTGCTGGTGATCGACGAGTCCCACGTCAGCGTTCCGCAGGTCGGCGCCATGTACAAGGGCGACCGTTCACGCAAGGAAACGCTGGTGGAGTACGGTTTCCGCCTGCCGTCGGCACTGGACAACCGTCCCATGCGCTTCGATGAATGGGAGGCAGTCAGCCCGCAGACCATTTTCGTGTCCGCCACGCCCGGCCCCTACGAGGCCGAGCATGCCGGGCGGGTGGTGGAGCAGGTGGTGCGCCCCACAGGCCTGGTCGACCCCCAGGTCGAGGTGCGCCCGGCGCTCACCCAGGTCGACGACCTGCTCTCGGAGATCGGCAAGCGCGTCGCCCAGGGCGAGCGGGTGTTGGCCACCACGCTGACGAAGCGCATGGCCGAGGACCTCACCGACTACCTGGCCGACCACGATGTGCGGGTACGTTACCTGCACTCGGACATCGACACCGTCGAGCGGGTCGAGATCATCCGCGACCTGCGCCTCGGGACCTTCGACGTGCTGGTGGGCATCAACTTGCTGCGCGAGGGCCTGGACATGCCCGAGGTGTCGCTGGTAGCCATCCTCGACGCCGACAAGGAAGGTTTCCTGCGCTCCGAGCGCTCGCTGATCCAGACCATCGGCCGCGCCGCGCGCAACCTCAACGGCAAGGCGATCCTCTACGCCGACAACATTACCGGCTCCATGCAGCGCGCCATCGACGAGACCGAGCGGCGGCGCGAGAAGCAGATCGCGTTCAACGCGGCCAACGGCATCGTGCCCAAGGGCGTGGTCAAGGACATCACCGACATCATGGAGGGCGCAACTGTGCCGGGTGCGCGCAGCAAGAAGCGCAAGGGCATGGCCAAGGCGGCGGAGGAGGCCGGGCGTTACGAGGTCGAACTGCAGACGCCGGCGCAGATCACCAAGCGCATCAAGCAACTGGAAGAGAAAATGTTCCAGTTCGCCCGCGACCTGGAGTTCGAGGCCGCGGCGCAGTTGCGCGACGAAATCGGGCAGTTGCGCGAGCGCCTGATTACCAGTTGA
- a CDS encoding GTP 3',8-cyclase MoaA codes for MIVDRQGRRFRNLRVSLTAACNYACTYCVPDGKRLVAAQDELTADALARGVAYLVEAAGIEHLRITGGEPLISPRLEAFLKAVAGLGLEGISLTTNGQLLSRKLPLLNEAGIRRLNVSLDTLDPGAFRSIARGGDLASVLAGMEQASAAGMAIKVNMVPMRGQNLDQVLPLLDYCLERGYELRFIELMRMGHLARDGNAFLQQFVSLEQLLGVIGQFHRYEQAPRPVDATALRYYIPGKGHFGVIANESVPFCRACSRLRLSSTGWLHGCLSSSNRHFVGDLLDKPRHQALPALQRLLVKALADKQDMAFSGDVMVMKVIGG; via the coding sequence ATGATCGTCGATCGTCAAGGCAGGCGCTTTCGCAACCTGCGCGTCAGCCTGACTGCTGCCTGCAACTATGCCTGCACGTATTGCGTGCCCGATGGCAAGCGCCTGGTGGCGGCGCAGGACGAGCTCACGGCGGATGCCTTGGCCCGGGGCGTGGCCTACCTGGTCGAGGCGGCGGGTATCGAGCATTTGCGCATCACTGGCGGCGAGCCGCTGATCAGCCCACGGTTGGAGGCGTTTCTCAAGGCGGTGGCCGGTTTGGGCCTGGAGGGTATCAGCCTGACGACCAATGGCCAGCTGTTGTCGCGCAAATTGCCATTGCTGAACGAGGCCGGTATTCGCCGGCTCAATGTTTCCCTCGACACCCTCGATCCAGGCGCTTTCCGCAGCATCGCCCGTGGCGGCGACCTGGCCAGCGTGTTGGCTGGCATGGAGCAGGCCAGTGCCGCAGGCATGGCGATCAAGGTCAACATGGTGCCCATGCGTGGGCAGAACCTCGACCAGGTGTTGCCGTTGCTCGACTACTGCCTTGAGCGCGGCTACGAGTTGCGTTTCATCGAGCTGATGCGCATGGGGCACCTGGCACGTGACGGTAATGCCTTCCTGCAGCAGTTCGTGAGCCTTGAGCAATTGCTGGGGGTGATCGGGCAATTCCACCGCTACGAGCAGGCACCCCGACCGGTCGATGCGACGGCCTTGCGCTATTACATTCCCGGCAAGGGGCATTTCGGTGTGATCGCCAACGAGAGCGTGCCGTTCTGCCGTGCCTGCTCGCGCCTGCGCCTGTCGTCCACCGGTTGGTTGCATGGTTGCCTGTCGTCGAGTAACCGTCACTTCGTCGGCGACTTGCTCGACAAGCCTCGCCACCAAGCGTTGCCAGCCCTGCAACGTTTGCTGGTCAAGGCCCTGGCGGACAAGCAGGACATGGCGTTTTCCGGCGATGTGATGGTGATGAAAGTGATTGGCGGCTGA
- a CDS encoding TetR/AcrR family transcriptional regulator: MQKEPRKVREFRRREQEILDTALKLFLEQGEDSVTVEMIADAVGIGKGTIYKHFKSKAEIYLRLMLDYERDLNELLHSADVDRDKEALSRAYFEFRMRDPQRYRLFDRLEEKVVKGNQVPEMVEQLHSIRASNFDRLTQLIKGRISEGKLEDVPPYFHYCAAWALVHGAVALYHSPFWSNVLEDQEGFFQFLMDIGVRMGNKRKRDPESAS; encoded by the coding sequence ATGCAGAAAGAACCTCGTAAGGTCCGTGAGTTTCGTCGTCGTGAGCAAGAGATCCTCGACACCGCGCTCAAGCTGTTTCTCGAACAAGGTGAAGACAGTGTCACCGTCGAGATGATCGCCGACGCCGTGGGCATCGGCAAAGGCACGATCTACAAGCACTTCAAGTCCAAGGCGGAGATCTACCTGCGCCTGATGCTCGACTACGAGCGCGATCTGAACGAGTTGTTGCATTCGGCAGACGTCGACCGCGACAAGGAAGCCCTGTCGCGCGCCTACTTCGAGTTCCGCATGCGCGATCCGCAGCGTTACCGGTTGTTCGACCGCCTGGAAGAAAAGGTGGTCAAGGGCAACCAGGTGCCCGAAATGGTCGAGCAGTTGCACAGCATTCGCGCCTCCAACTTTGATCGGCTGACGCAGTTGATCAAGGGCCGGATCAGCGAAGGCAAGCTTGAGGACGTGCCGCCGTATTTCCATTATTGCGCTGCCTGGGCGCTGGTTCATGGCGCTGTCGCGCTGTACCACTCGCCGTTCTGGAGCAACGTGCTCGAGGATCAGGAAGGCTTCTTCCAGTTCCTGATGGATATCGGCGTGCGCATGGGCAACAAGCGCAAGCGCGATCCCGAATCCGCGAGCTAA
- a CDS encoding DUF1285 domain-containing protein encodes MTDSGKASDLLAQIPAHKGLPPVHLWNPDFCGDIDMRIARDGTWYYLGTPIGRKPMVRLFSTIIRRDGDDYFLVTPVEKVGIRVDDAPFVAVLLDVQGSGEQQVLRFTSNVDDQVEAGPGNPLRVEIDPVTLEPSPYVLMRTNLEALIHRNVFYQLVELAVGRVIDGEEWLGVWSQGEFYPIGRNT; translated from the coding sequence ATGACTGATTCCGGCAAGGCCAGCGACCTGTTGGCGCAGATCCCCGCGCACAAGGGGTTGCCCCCGGTGCATCTGTGGAACCCGGATTTCTGTGGCGATATCGACATGCGTATCGCCCGTGATGGCACCTGGTATTACCTGGGCACGCCGATCGGGCGCAAGCCGATGGTGCGGTTGTTCTCCACCATCATTCGCCGGGATGGGGATGACTATTTCCTGGTCACGCCGGTGGAGAAGGTCGGCATTCGTGTCGATGACGCGCCGTTTGTTGCTGTGTTGCTCGATGTTCAGGGCAGTGGTGAGCAGCAGGTGCTGCGGTTTACCAGCAATGTCGACGATCAGGTCGAGGCTGGCCCGGGCAATCCGCTGCGTGTCGAGATCGATCCTGTCACCCTCGAGCCTTCCCCCTACGTGCTGATGCGCACCAACCTCGAAGCGTTGATTCACCGCAATGTGTTCTATCAGTTGGTGGAGTTGGCGGTGGGGCGGGTGATTGATGGGGAGGAGTGGCTTGGGGTTTGGAGCCAGGGTGAGTTCTATCCGATTGGGCGTAATACTTGA
- a CDS encoding HlyD family secretion protein: MPAQLKRRLLIFITLVLLVGLGFLAHWYFKGRFYESTDNAYVQGEITRISSQLGARIDEVQVEDNQHVSKGDLLVRLETADFELAIERARAALATREAERVQAQSRLTQQGSLIAAGQAQVAASQATLDRSQLDLNRAQALRKPGFISEERVTTLSADSHVARSQVDKAQADLKGQRQQVDALTAELKRLDAQIANARADLAQAELNLTRCEIHAPISGTIGQRSARNGQVVQAGAYLLSIVPDEAIWVQANFKETQIGRMHPGQRAELVFDSYPDTPIEGRVNSLFAASGAQFSLLPPDNATGNFTKVVQRIPVKLTFAADNPLHGRIRPGMSVTATVDLRDGDADGR; encoded by the coding sequence ATGCCCGCCCAACTCAAACGTCGCCTGCTGATCTTCATCACCCTGGTGCTGCTCGTCGGCCTTGGCTTCCTCGCCCACTGGTATTTCAAGGGGCGCTTCTACGAAAGCACCGACAACGCCTATGTGCAGGGTGAGATCACGCGCATTTCCAGCCAACTGGGGGCGCGCATCGATGAGGTGCAGGTGGAAGACAACCAGCACGTCAGCAAGGGGGACCTGCTGGTACGCCTGGAAACTGCCGATTTCGAACTGGCCATCGAGCGCGCCCGTGCCGCCCTGGCCACCCGCGAGGCCGAACGGGTGCAGGCGCAGAGCCGCCTGACCCAGCAGGGTAGCCTGATCGCCGCCGGCCAGGCCCAGGTCGCCGCCAGCCAGGCCACCCTCGATCGCTCGCAGCTCGACCTCAACCGCGCCCAGGCCCTGCGCAAGCCCGGCTTCATCTCTGAAGAGCGGGTCACCACCCTCTCGGCAGACAGCCATGTCGCCCGCTCCCAGGTCGACAAGGCCCAGGCCGACCTCAAAGGCCAGCGCCAGCAGGTCGATGCCCTGACCGCTGAACTCAAGCGCCTCGACGCACAGATCGCCAACGCCCGCGCCGACCTGGCCCAAGCGGAGTTGAACCTGACCCGCTGCGAGATCCACGCGCCGATCAGCGGCACCATTGGCCAGCGCAGCGCGCGCAACGGCCAGGTGGTGCAGGCCGGCGCCTACCTGTTGTCGATCGTCCCCGACGAGGCTATCTGGGTGCAGGCCAATTTCAAGGAGACCCAGATCGGCAGGATGCACCCCGGCCAGCGCGCTGAACTGGTGTTCGACAGCTACCCCGACACACCGATCGAAGGCCGCGTGAACAGCCTGTTCGCCGCCTCCGGCGCCCAGTTCAGCCTGCTGCCACCAGACAACGCCACCGGCAACTTCACCAAGGTGGTGCAGCGCATTCCGGTCAAGCTGACCTTCGCCGCCGACAACCCGCTGCATGGCCGAATCCGCCCAGGCATGTCGGTCACCGCCACGGTCGACCTGCGCGATGGGGATGCGGATGGCCGGTGA